The genomic segment GGGGTGCAAGGTCTCGCCGCGCGACGCGTTGTGGCGTAGAACCTTCCGCGTCGTGGGCCGTAGAAGCGTGTCGGAGCCGCGCTAAATGAAGCTGAAGACCACCATTATTCTCGCTACTTGCGGTGTTCTCCTCTCGGCCGCGGGGGCGTTCGCGATCCCGGTTCAGCCCAGCGTGACGGCGGAGCCGCCCACGGCCCAGATCGCGGCGCAAGGGAAGGGTGGGGCGTGGTCGCAGGTCGGCTCCCGCGTCACCGCGGGGGACACGCTCCTCGTCGACGCGCGGCTCGGGCATGCCACGCTCGGGAAGTCCGGGCGCGGCGAGACGTACCTCTTCGCGCAGGTCACCGGCGCCGACGAGGCCGCCGCCGGCGCGAGCGCGACGCCGATGAACCTCGCCGTCGTCATCGATCGCTCCGGCTCGATGAAGGGCGACCGCATCGCGAACGCGATGAACGCGGCGGTCGGCGCGCTCGAGCGCATGCGCGACGGCGACAGCATCACCGTCGTCAGCTTCGACACGTCCGCCTCCGTCGTCGTGCCTCCCACGCGCGTCAGCGCCGGCAACCGCTCCTCGATCGAGGCGGCGATCCGTGCGATCCGCCTCGGCGGCGACACCTGCATCTCGTGCGGCCTCGACGAAGGCATGAACCAGCTCGAGCGGACGACGCTCGGCGGCGATCGCCTGAACCGCGTCATCCTCCTCTCCGACGGCGTCACGAACAACGGCGTCCGCGACATGTCCGGCATGCGCGCGAAGGCGAGCGACATGCGCGGCCGCGGCGTCACGATCTCCACCATCGGCGTCGACGTCGACTTCGACGAGAAGATGATGGCCGCGATCGCGAACGAGGGGAACGGGCGCCACTACTTCGTCGCGAACGCGAGCGGCCTCCCCGCCGTCTTCGCGCAGGAGTTCGACGACCTCCTCGCGTCGGTCGCGAAGGAGAGCGAGCTCGCGATCGAGCTCGCGCCCGGCGTCGAGGTCGAGGAGGTGTTCGACCGCACCTTCCGCCGCGAAGGCAACAAGATCGTCGTCCCGTTCGGCACGTTCAGCGCGAAGCAGGAGAAGACGGTGCTCGTGAAGCTCCGCGTGCCGACCGATCGCGACGGCGAGCAGCCCGTCGCCGACCTCAAGCTCGCGTTCCGCGACCTCGTCAAGAAGTCCGACGGCTCATGCGACGCGTCGCTCACCCTCGCGGTGAAGGAGGACGGCTCGGAGCAGACGGACCTCGACCCGTTCGTCGCCGCGCGCCTCGAGCGGAGCCGCACCGCGCAGACGCTCACCGAAGCGAACAAGCTCTTCGAGCAGGGCCGCGTCGGCGACGCGCGCGCGAAGCTCGCCACCCGCAACGCGGAGCTGCGGAAGAAGGAGTCCTCGATCGTCGCCGCCGCCTCGGCCGCGCCCGCCACGATCGCGCCGCGGCGCCCTTCGCGGAGCGTCACGAAGGACCTCGACGATCAGTCCGTCGCGCTCGCCGAGGCGGAGCGCCAGTTCGCGCAGCCCCCGCCCGCGAAGGCCGGCGCCCCCGCCGCCGGTCCGGGCTCGCGTGAGGGCAAGGCCCAGGTCCGCTCGAACCAACAGAAAGCAGCGGATTTCGGCTTTTAGACGGATTGCTCGCGAGCCGCTCGAGCCGGGTTCTGATCAGCGCGCGCGGTGCCAGTCGATCGGGACGAGGACCTGCTGCTGGTCGGGGAGCTCGAGCGCGATGAGCGTGGGGTTCCAGCTCCGGAGGCGCCGGCGCAGCCCGTCGCGATCGAAGGCGAGGGCCTGCTCGTCGAGCGCCGCGAGCTCGCTCGGCTCCGGTCGCCAGCGCGTGACGAGTCCCGCTCGACGCCGTACGCCCTCTGCGCGCGCGTCCGGCGTCCCGTCCGCGAAGAACTCGGGCGCGTAGTGAAATCCGAGGCCCGAGACGTAGTCGGGCGACGCGACGACGAGCGCCTTCGTCCGGCGCGCGAGCGCGTCGAGGACCGGCGTCGACGCGCCGAAGCAGGTGTCGAGGACGACGAGCTCGGGGTCGAAGCAAGCGACCTTCGCCGCGAGGTCGTCCGGCGTCGCCCCGAGGTACGTCGGCGGCAGGCTGTGCCCGGAGACGATCACCGTCGCGCGCTTCGTCCCGTCGCAGCGCACCTCGTCGAGCGCGTGGTAGTCGCATCGTCCGGGCGGGCAATCGACCCGGAGCTGCGGCGTGTCGCGAGCGTAGACGACGGCCGTCGTCGGCCGCGGCGCCGGCCGATGGTCGCGTGCGCCGTGAGCGTCGCTCCACGAGAGGATGCCGCTCTCGTAGCGATTGCCTTCGGCGAGCACCTGGCCTTCGGCGGAGAGGATCCAGCCGTGCCCCTCGATCGACGCGTACACGACGGGCAGACGGAGCTCGGCCGCCCGGAGCGCGAGGATGCCGCGAACCTGATTGGCCGAGGCCTCCGAGAATGCCTGATAGCGCTCGCTCGAGAGGACGACGATGACGTCGCCACCCGCGTCGCGCCCCTGCGAAATGAGGTGTCGAGCCATGAATTCAAAACAGACCAGCGGGATCAGTCTCCGGTTCGCGGCCGTCAGCAGCGGGACGTTCGTGCCGGGCTTGAATGCCTTTTGGCCAATCCCGAATATCCGCCGCTCCGTGATCGGAAAGAGGACTTGCTTCGCCCGAGCACTGGTGATTTCGCCATTCGGCTCGACCACCACGGCGGAGTTGAACGAGTGCGTCCCGCGATGGGTGAGGAGACCGGCGAGGTGGGTCGTGGCGGCTCCGCCGATCGGCCAGTCGAGGCGCGTATCGCGGGCGGGGCCCTCTCCGATCCGAGGGCTCGCCGAGAAGCTCCCTTCGGGCCACACGACCAGATCGAGATCGGGCTCGTCGACGGTGGGAAAGGCATAGTCGCTCTTCATGTGTACGGCGCCCATGCCCTCGAGCACGTGGCGGTCCCGCTCGCGCGGTCGTGGAAGGACGAGCAGGACGACGAAGAGCACGGCCGCCGGAAGGGCGATCCGCCGGTCCCACTTCCCGATCGCCTCTCCCGCGCCGACGAGGATGAAGAGACCCATCACGAGCGTCGGCACGAGGCCGAAGCGCGCGACCGACCGGAGCATCGGCTCCACCGTGTGAAAGATCCCCAGCCACTCGACGGTGATGTTGGTGAGGGGCCACTGCAGCTGCTCGCCCAGCGCCCACGCGAGGGGGAACCAGACGCACACCGGGACCCTCCGTTCGAAGGACGCCGCCGCGGCGATCACCAGCAGCGCCGTCGTCGGCAGCGCCTCGAGAACGATGAACGCGAGCGCGATCTCGCGCGCGGTCGCGGTCTTCCCCGGGAAGAAGACCGCCGTCATCTCGAATGACCACTGCAGCCAGAGCCCGTGGCTCACGAGTTGCGAGGCGAGGATGCCCACCACGAGCATCCAGCGCCGCGGCGTCCGGACGATGATGTAGGCCCAGAGGACCATCCCGACGACGGCGAGCGGCCAGAGCCACGGCGCCTGGCGCGACAGGCCGATCAGCACGCCAGCCGCGAGATGACCAAGGAGCGCCACGACCCATGAGAGACCGCGGCCGTAGCCCGAGGTCTACGTAGCTCTTTGGCTACCTTCGCGCGGACGGCCGGCAGGGGGACGATCGAGCATTCCGTCCGAGGAGGACTCGATGCGCATTGGTTCTGGTCTGGTCATCGCGGCCTGCGTCGCCTTGAGCTGTAGCAGCGGCAAGAACGACCCAGACTACGAGGAGTACTACGAAGACGAGGAGATCGGCTTCGAGGTGGAAGAGTTCGCGTGGGACGACGTCGAAGCCGAGGAGTTGGACTCGCACTGGACGCGGACCGAGACGGCGAAGGTCGAGATCAAAGGCCTCGGCGTGCACGAGGTTCGGCTCACCGAGCTCGACTTCTTCGTCGACGTCGAGGACCCGAAGTCGGGGACGCAGGTGCTCGAGGTCGAGGACCTCGTGACGAAGAACTTCCGCGCAGTGGTCTTCGTGCCGCGCGAGAGCGCCATCCTGATGGAGAGCGAAGACAAGGACGTGCTCATCATCAAGAACCCCGACGGCAGCTACACCGTCGATGACCAGCCGGCCGCGAACGGCCGCGCGGCGGTCGAGATCCTGAAGCAGAATCCCATCTTCGGAGATGCGTCTCCGCACGGGATGCTCCTCGCGTATTCGATCGCGCAGAAGAAGACGAACTGGAGCAGCCTCATGAAGTCGGGGGTCAGCGGCCCAACGAAGTTCGAGGGCGTGCGGGCGGAGAGCGGCTCCGTGTGCGAGCGCTTTCAGGACTTCTGCGATTGCGCCGCGTGCTTCAAGGCCGGGAATGTCGACAGCTGCAGTCGCTGTCCGAAATAGCCCATTCTGAATCGATCCAGAGGGCCATCAGCTCGGCGCGGCTGCTGACCGAGAATACGCGATAGATGTGCTCGACGTATTTGTGGACGGTGCGCGTGCTCAAGCCGAGGGCGCCGGCGGCCTCCTTCTCGCTCTTCCCGGAGAGCAGCACGTCGAGCACGCGAGCGTGACGCCGGCCGAGGCGTCCGCGGAGGACCACGCGCGGGTGCTTCGTGAGCCCTTCGTACACGGCGCGGTTCATCCAGGAGAGGCTCGTCTGGAGCATGTCGACGAGCTTGGCGTCGCGCGCCGTGAAGCGGCGCTGGCGCACGGGCCGGCAGACGGCGAGCGTGACGAAGGTGTCGGGCCCGAGCGGAGCAATGCTGCCGAGGGTGTCGTCGAATCCCAGGCCGTGCGTCCAGTCCGCGACGTGAGCGCTGCTGTTCCATTCGCGATCCGCCACGAGCTCTTCACGACGTACGGTCCGCTTGGAGGGGGTCTCGTAGATGCGCCGCCACATCGGGTGGTCGCGATAGGTGTAGGCGCCGAGGTATCCGCTCTGCCAGCGGCGGAGGGTCGACTCGTCGAGGCCGACGAGCTCCGACGTGATCACGCTGAGGTCCGCGGCCGATCCTCCGCGCTGGGCGATGAGCCACCACGTCGTCGACTCCCCGATGAGCCGCGGGACGCTCGCCACGAGATGCTTCCGCGCGTCGGCGATCGAGGTGGCGAAGAGCTCGCCGACCTCACCGGCCAACATGATCACGTTGCGAAGGTCCGCGCTCGAAGGCTCGGTTGGTCGCACGGGATCGAGCTTACGCGGCGTTCGTCCCTCCCGGGAGCCCGCTCGTCATCGTCTGGCAGCGCGCGGCGGCATGTGCTGGAGTGGAGGCGGGATGCCCCTCGGTCTCTACCTCTCGGCTGCGATCGCAAATGGGCCGCTGAACGCGCGGCTGCGGGAGGTGCTGCCCGCCTCCCGCTTCGAGCTGATCCTGCCGCAGGAGTTCACGCCCGCGGTTCCACACGCCGACCTCCCGCGGGCGATCTACGAACGCTGCATCGAGGAGATGGAACGCTGCGACGCGGCGCTCCTCCTGCTCGATGCGTTCGGCGTCGACTGCGCGAGCGAAGCCGGGTGGCTCGCGGCGAAGAAGAAGCCGCTCATCGGGATCTGCCAGGCGAGCGCGCGCTTCCTCCAGCACTGGATGGTCAAGGGCAACCTGACTTGTGTGATATGTCTCGAGGACATACTGTTCGAGATGGTCAAGCGTGACCCCATCCTCCGGTCGGTGCCCGTTCGCCGGTGCGCGCGCCACGCCGACCTCGGCGATCACATCGAGCAGCTGGTTCAAGCAGGGAGAGAATCACGATGAGCGACGTCACCAAGATTCTCGAGCGCGCGCTCGCCGATGAGGCGTACCGCGACCGTCTCCTCGCCGATCCCAACGCCGCGGCGACCGAGCTCGGCGCGACGTTCACCGCCGACGAGGTCGCGGCGGTGAAGGCCATGTCGGTCGACGAGTTCAAGCAGTTCGCGGCCGAGTACGCGTCCAGCACCGACCCCGCGAAGCGCCGCGCCGCCTGCTGAACCGGCGGTGGGGAGTGGCCTCGTCCTCGGCGTCGACGTCGGCAACGCGAAGCTGAAGCTGTGCGTCGCCGGACGCGGGCAGCCGCGCTGGATGAGCCGTCCCCTCCCTTACGACGATCGCGCGCGCTACCGGCGTCATCGCGACTTCGAGGTCGGCGTTCCGCCGCTCGTCGACGAGTTCCTCGGCGACGCGAAGGGCGAGATCTCGCTGGTCGTCGTCGTCACGAGCTCCGGCTACGCGTACCCGACGTACCGCGAGGGGATCGTCCACACGATGGCCCTCATCGCGCGTACGGTCCCCGCGGCGGAGTGCTTCGCCCTCGCACACGACGGTGAGCTCGTGAGCGCCTCGGAGATCGCCTCCGGATCGCCGGAGCTCCTCGGGGCGCTCACGTTCACGAACGGCGTTGGCGCCGCCGTCCTCGCGCGCCGGCTCGAGTGGCTCGGCGCGAGCGGGCTCGTGGTGGACACGGGGGGGACGACCTCTCAGGTCGCCGCCATCGTCGACGGCGAGATCGAGCCGCACGTGAAGATCGATCGCGCGCGCTACCTCGAGCACCGCCTGCGCTCGGGAAAAGCCGCGTGGATCGGATCGCAGACGCTGCCGCTGGAGTGCCTCGCGCCGGAGGTGCCGGTCGGTGATCGGCGCTTCCCCGTGCTGCCGCGCGGCGTGACCTTCGATGCCGTCGTCTCCGCGCTCGACCTCGCGCCGCCGGAGCTCGCGACGAAGCTGAGCCTGTTCGGGCTCGCGCCGCGGAAGGAGAGCGCGCTGCGAGCGATCGCCGACTCCGTCAACCTCGACGCGAACATGGCGAGCGAGGAGGAGCTCATCGGCCTCGCGCGGCACTACCTCGAGCTCGCGATCGATCGCCTCGCCGGCGAGCTCCGCCTCGCGCTCGCCGCTTCCCCCGCGCACGCTCGCGAGCGCGCGCTCGTGTTCGGGCTCGGCGGTCCGTGGCTCACCGCGCCTGCGCTCCGTCGCGCGGGCGTCGAGGAGATCGCGCTCGCCTCGCGCTGGCTCGCGCCGGAGCTGGCCGAGGTCGCGTCGTGCTACGGCGCCTGCCATGCCGGGCTCGAGCGGCTGGCCGGGAGAGCGCTGTCCCCGTGCTGACCCGCGAAGACTGGATCGGGGAGGCGACCGCGATCCTGGCCGAGCTCGCGGCCGTGCTCGCGCCCTACGAGGTCACGCTGAGCCCCGACCTCCGCGTGGCGGCGGACCCGCATCCGTGCCCCGGCTACGTGCACGAGGATCGCGTGATCGGCTTCTGTCCTCCTGTCGTCGAGGGCCCGGTCGATCGCGCGCGCTGGCTCTTCTACTGCCGCATGATGGGGTGCACGTCCGTCGACGACGCGGCCCTCTTCTACGAGGTCGCGCTCCCGTTCATCATGTGCCACGAGGCCTCGCATCACCTCCGCATGACGCGCGGTGTGGCGTCGGCGAGCCACTTCATCGAGGAGCAGGTGTGCGATCGCATGGCCGCGGCGATGGTCGGGGCGATGCCCTCGCGTCGCGCGACGCTCGAGCCTCTCCGCGCCGCGTGCGCTCGCTCGATCGCGCGGCTCGCCGAGAGCTTCGGCGGCTCACCGGGCGCCGCGTTCGTCCCCGAGATCGGCGATGTCCTCGTCGCGACGGCGCGGCTCGATCGCGCGGAGCTCGAGCGGCTCGAGCGGCTCGCCGCGAGGCGCAGCATCCCGCTCGACGAGCTGCTCCAGCTCACGGCCGGCGCGGCGTCGGCGGTGGGTGACGCCGGCGCGGCGCGAGAGCTCGCGCGGCAGCACGTCGACACGCGCTACACGAGCAACCCCGCCGACTACTGGCACCTCGGGCTCACCTGGGTCGAGAGCTACCTCGCGCGCGCGGTGCGGCCGTCGCTCGACGACGTGCTCAACGAGCACGTGTTTCGCGCGCGCGACCAGCGCACGCGAGGCGACGAGGTCGCGAGCGTGCTCCTCTCCATGCTCGACGTGCCCGAGTATCGCGCGAGCGCCGCCGAGGGGCTCCTCGAGCTTCAGGGCGCGGACGCGATCGCTGCCGTCGCCGCGCGCGCGGTCGAATACGACGACGCGCTCGACGCGCTCGTACGGCGCTGGCCGGGCGGTGACTCGAGCGCGCTCGACCAGCTCGAGGCGCGGGGCTCCCCGGAGCGCGCGCGCCTCCTCGTCCGCCTCCGTGCGCTCGCCGGCCGTGCCTTCGAAGGTCGCCCCGAAGGTCTCCGCTCCGATGCGCTCGACCTCGAGCTCGCCGCCGCGGATCGCAGCACGGACGCGAGCGTCGTGGAGGCGCTCCTCCTCGATCCCGAGAAGAGCGCCGCGCTCCTCGAGGCCTGGGAGGCGCACGGCCGCACGCTCGCCGAGCTGCCGCGCGTCGCGCTGATCGACGTGCCCGCTCGCGTCCGGCGCTCGATCATGCGCCTCGCGAGCGGCGACGCGGTCGGCGCGCCGCACGCGATCGCCGAGCTCGCCGACCCCTTCGAAGCGGACGCGGCGGCGACCGCGGTCGCGCACGCGCTCCTCGACCGCCTCGATGCGCAGGATGTGGCGGAGCTGGCGCTGCCGCACCTCCCCGCCCGTGGCGGTCCGCAGTGGGACGCGCTCATGACCGCGTTGCGGCGCCCGTTCGTGTGGGCCGCCTCGACGGATCTGCGCGTCGCGGCGGCACGCGCGGATCTCGCCGGCGTGGAGCCCGCCGCCGATCCGGTCGTGAAGCAGCTCGCGACCGAGCTCCTGACGCATGCCGAGGCCTTGCTCGTGCGGCGCACGCCGCTGCTCGCGGCCGAGCCGGCGACGGCGGAGGCGCTCGCGGCGGAGGTGCTCGCGATGTCGGCACGCGCGGAGGCGCTCGAGGCGCTCCGCGCGCTCGCGCCGCGTCACACGTCGAGCGCGGTCGCGAACCTGGCCGCCGGCGCGAGCGCGCGCGGGCCGATCGACGATGTCGTCTGCGCCGTGCTCGCGAACGCGGCGCCGCCCGATCTCCGCGCGCGGGCCGAGCTCATCCTCCGCGGCGAGGCCTCATCGTCGGGCGTCGCGCCCTCGCCCTCTCTTCCCGAGCTCGCGTCGCTCGCGCTCTCTCCCACGAAGGACACCATGCTGACGATCGAGAAGCTCGTTCACCTCCGCGCGGTCCCGCTCTTCGGGGCCGTCGCCCTCGACCAGCTCCGCGAGATCGCGGAGGTCGCGATGGTGCAGACGTTCCCGCGCGACGCCGAGCTCTTCCGCGAAGGCGACGTGGGGGATCGCCTCTTCGTCGTCCTCTCCGGCCAGGTCGGGATCGAGGCGGAGGTGAACGGTCAGACCGTCACGCTCGATCGCCTCGGACCTTCGATGTGTTTCGGCGAGATGGCGCTCTTCGAGGGAATGCCACGCTCCGCGACCGCTCGAGCGCTCACGCCGTGCCGTGTGTTGACCCTCTCGGGCGCCGCGATCGCGCGCGTCGGTCGCGCCGAGCCCCAGATCTACGAGGCGTTCCTGCGCGTGCTCTCGAAGAAGCTGCGCGACGCGAGCCAGGTGCTCCGCGCGCGCGGCGGCGTCGGCTAGCTAGAGCTCGTCGAGGAGCACGTCGCCCGTCCGAGTCTTCTTCGTGAGACCAAGGCGAGCGACGATGCGCGTCTCCGCGTCGTGCCATGTCGCCCAGAGGTCGGGTCCGCCGAGCACCTCGCAGCCGAGATCGCGGAGCCTGGCGACGTGAGGCTCGTAGATGCGGCGGTCCATGCGCGGATGAATCGCCGGCGCGACGAGGATGCGATCCTTGGCGCTGAACGCAAATAGCCTGGTGACGGGGCACGTCACCTCGCCGAGCGCGCACTGCGAGAGGACGCGTGCGGTCGCGGGGTGGAGGACGAGGAGATCGGCGTCGGCGAGGGAGAGGTGCACGGGGACCGCGCTGCCAGGCGCGAAGCGAGTGTCGGGCTCGTAGACGAACGAGCCGGTCACCCCCATCAGCGCAGTCCGCGTCACGAACTCGAGCGCCCCCGCCGACACCGCCGCGCGCACCTCGACCCCGTAGTCGGCGCGAAGGTAGAGGAGACGCTGGGGGAGCATGGCAGTCTCGAGGCTGCCGCCAGCAGCGAGCACGACGGTCGGCATGGGCGAAGCTTATCCGCACGCCGGCCAAGTGCCTTGACGGTTCATCTGCATGATCGCGCACATGCATGATGCAATCTACGGTGGCGAGGAGGACAGCCTGGGCTGCGGCTCGTCATTCTAAATTAGCACAAAAATCGAATTTTGGCTTTTGGACGGATTACTCGAGCGGCGGCGCGGTCGTGAGCATGCGCGGGCTCGGGATGCACGTGCTCCCGCCGGCGCAGCTGACGTTGGTCGTCTCGGCTTGCGGCGCGCCCGTCTCGGCGCTGTCGTTCTTGCCCCAGATCCAGAGCGACGCGTCCGGCTTGATCGTCGCGACCGCGTAGGGGCTGAGGGCGATCTCCCGGACCGGGTTCTGGCTCGGCACGACGTGGGCGAGCGGGCGGCAGGCCGTTCCGCCGCAGGTCGTGTCGGTGACGTTCTCGAGCTGGCCGTAGCGACCGTCGCCCCAGCAGACGAGGCGGTCGGCGACCTTCGCGCACGCGGTCTCGCCCGCGACGGCGAGCTGCAGCGTCTTCAGCTGAGGCACGTCGACCGGGACGCGGTGCTCGTTCGTGTCGGGGATCCCCTGGCCGAGGCCGCCGTGCGAGTTGTCGCCCCAGCACTTGATGACGCCGTCGGTCGTGTGGAGGCACACGATGCCCTGGCCGACGCGGACCTCCGCGGCGCCGGTGAGGACCGTGCCCTCCGGCGTCGCCGCGACGCGCTTCGGCGTGGGATCGAACGGGAGGCCGTTGCACTGCGTCGCGTCGGAGGGCAGGGGATGGCCGAGCGAGCCTTTGTGGTCCGTGCCCCAGCACAGCACGCTCGAGTCGAGGGCGACGGTGCACATCTGATCGGGGCCGAGCGAGATGGAGGCTTGCGGAAAGAGGCCCGGCACGCGCGTCGAGCCGATGACCGCTTCGCCGGCGCGGCCGAAGAGCGGACACGCGTTGTCGCCCCAGCAGAAGACGGCGCCGTCGACGAGCAGGACGCAGGCGTGCTCGCCCGCGGCCTCGACCTGCGCGACGCGCTCCGCGACGAGCTCGGGCGTGAAGCGCGAGGTGACGTCGCGACCCTGGATCTGCCCCTTCGCGTTGTTGCCCCAGCACCAGAGCTGGTCCTTGTCGTCGAGCGCGCACGCGAAGTCCTTGCCCGCCTTCACCGTCGCGATGCGCGGGAGACCTTCGACCTTCGAGGGCAGCGGCGAGCAAGGGAACGTGCCGCAGGATCCGGTCGCGGCGGGATCGCGGCCGAGCTGACCGACGTCGTTCTTGCCCCAGCACCACACCGAACGGTCCTTCGCGACGACGCAGGCGAAGTCGTCGCCGAGCGCGATCGACGACGGGGGCAGCACCTTCGGCGCCTCCGCTTCCTCTTGCGGGCGCGACGTCGCGATCGGCTTCGGGCCCGCGTCGCCGTCGTTCGTGCTCGGCAGCTCGTCGGGCGGACCGAGCACGTCGTCGTTGCCGCCGCACGCGTAGACGAACGCCGGGACGACGAGCGCCGCGATGAGGATCCCCAGACGACGAAGTCGCGGACGCGAAAAGCGAAGCTCGGACATTCTTGCGATCATAGCCCATCCGCCTGTGCGGCTTCCAGACGCGACCCACGCGCCACAATGTGGTGCGCGGGCGCGCGGGGAGGACCTCCCGCACGCACCTCCCACATCCACATTTTCGCCGACGTCGAGCGGCGCCGGGGCTCGGCACCGACGGTGCACCGAGACGGCGGGCATGAGCGCGATGCGGTCCGGGTTGCGCGTCCCCCGTCTGGTGATGCCTCTGCTCGTCCTCGCGACGAGCGCTTGTTATCGACCTGCCACCGAAGCGAGCGCGCGAGGAAGCTGGTCTTACGAGGTCGACCCTCCCGCCGCCGGCTCGCGCGTCGTCACGGTGGAGGCGACCTTCGACGGCGCGCGGACGGAGCGGCTCGGGATCCCGCGCGAGGCGGCCGCGCACGTGAAGGAGCTCAAGGTCCGCGAGGGCGACTCGCTTCGTCCGGTCGAGCGGCGCAACAACGAGTGGTTCGAGCGCTCGTGCAACTTCCGCTGCACGGTGAGCTACACGGTCGACCTCGGCGAGATGGCCGACGCGTGCAAGGACGAGGTCGACTGCGCCCGCCGCGTCGGCCCCGCGACGCTGTCGCCCGC from the Labilithrix sp. genome contains:
- a CDS encoding helix-turn-helix transcriptional regulator, whose amino-acid sequence is MRPTEPSSADLRNVIMLAGEVGELFATSIADARKHLVASVPRLIGESTTWWLIAQRGGSAADLSVITSELVGLDESTLRRWQSGYLGAYTYRDHPMWRRIYETPSKRTVRREELVADREWNSSAHVADWTHGLGFDDTLGSIAPLGPDTFVTLAVCRPVRQRRFTARDAKLVDMLQTSLSWMNRAVYEGLTKHPRVVLRGRLGRRHARVLDVLLSGKSEKEAAGALGLSTRTVHKYVEHIYRVFSVSSRAELMALWIDSEWAISDSDCSCRHSRP
- a CDS encoding nucleoside 2-deoxyribosyltransferase, translated to MPLGLYLSAAIANGPLNARLREVLPASRFELILPQEFTPAVPHADLPRAIYERCIEEMERCDAALLLLDAFGVDCASEAGWLAAKKKPLIGICQASARFLQHWMVKGNLTCVICLEDILFEMVKRDPILRSVPVRRCARHADLGDHIEQLVQAGRESR
- a CDS encoding Crp/Fnr family transcriptional regulator, which encodes MLTREDWIGEATAILAELAAVLAPYEVTLSPDLRVAADPHPCPGYVHEDRVIGFCPPVVEGPVDRARWLFYCRMMGCTSVDDAALFYEVALPFIMCHEASHHLRMTRGVASASHFIEEQVCDRMAAAMVGAMPSRRATLEPLRAACARSIARLAESFGGSPGAAFVPEIGDVLVATARLDRAELERLERLAARRSIPLDELLQLTAGAASAVGDAGAARELARQHVDTRYTSNPADYWHLGLTWVESYLARAVRPSLDDVLNEHVFRARDQRTRGDEVASVLLSMLDVPEYRASAAEGLLELQGADAIAAVAARAVEYDDALDALVRRWPGGDSSALDQLEARGSPERARLLVRLRALAGRAFEGRPEGLRSDALDLELAAADRSTDASVVEALLLDPEKSAALLEAWEAHGRTLAELPRVALIDVPARVRRSIMRLASGDAVGAPHAIAELADPFEADAAATAVAHALLDRLDAQDVAELALPHLPARGGPQWDALMTALRRPFVWAASTDLRVAAARADLAGVEPAADPVVKQLATELLTHAEALLVRRTPLLAAEPATAEALAAEVLAMSARAEALEALRALAPRHTSSAVANLAAGASARGPIDDVVCAVLANAAPPDLRARAELILRGEASSSGVAPSPSLPELASLALSPTKDTMLTIEKLVHLRAVPLFGAVALDQLREIAEVAMVQTFPRDAELFREGDVGDRLFVVLSGQVGIEAEVNGQTVTLDRLGPSMCFGEMALFEGMPRSATARALTPCRVLTLSGAAIARVGRAEPQIYEAFLRVLSKKLRDASQVLRARGGVG
- a CDS encoding VWA domain-containing protein; its protein translation is MKLKTTIILATCGVLLSAAGAFAIPVQPSVTAEPPTAQIAAQGKGGAWSQVGSRVTAGDTLLVDARLGHATLGKSGRGETYLFAQVTGADEAAAGASATPMNLAVVIDRSGSMKGDRIANAMNAAVGALERMRDGDSITVVSFDTSASVVVPPTRVSAGNRSSIEAAIRAIRLGGDTCISCGLDEGMNQLERTTLGGDRLNRVILLSDGVTNNGVRDMSGMRAKASDMRGRGVTISTIGVDVDFDEKMMAAIANEGNGRHYFVANASGLPAVFAQEFDDLLASVAKESELAIELAPGVEVEEVFDRTFRREGNKIVVPFGTFSAKQEKTVLVKLRVPTDRDGEQPVADLKLAFRDLVKKSDGSCDASLTLAVKEDGSEQTDLDPFVAARLERSRTAQTLTEANKLFEQGRVGDARAKLATRNAELRKKESSIVAAASAAPATIAPRRPSRSVTKDLDDQSVALAEAERQFAQPPPAKAGAPAAGPGSREGKAQVRSNQQKAADFGF